Proteins encoded together in one Mugil cephalus isolate CIBA_MC_2020 chromosome 16, CIBA_Mcephalus_1.1, whole genome shotgun sequence window:
- the si:dkey-191m6.4 gene encoding rho GTPase-activating protein 22 isoform X2, which translates to MGPVCCKPDRLKKQHLQGGTGDKDRTPISHESFLLMANSQTDMDDWVKAIRRVIWAPFGGGIFGQRLEDTVQYEKKFGPRLAPLLVEQCVDFIRERGLDEEGLFRMPGQANLVKDLQEAFDCGDKPQFDSNTDVHTVASLLKLYLRELPEPVIPFSKYEDFLTCAQLLAKDEEEGVQELGKQVSTLPLPNYNLLKYICKFLDEVQSHCNENKMSVQNLATVFGPNILRPKMEDPVTIMEGTSLVQHLMTVLIREHNRLYSGRDQEGPALPQTEIPVQGHQLQHRSLGAWISEEDLQSCPISNPDQEMHSSASSLDAKLCAAVTPTQTPNPNPGPKLGSSSGKGETVVSPSKQAKALPSWKYSFKSSSAPRSQPQAKQSSSGGSVADSTSLSSGGGGGGGGSGSGGNWLMNGLSSLRGHRRTSSGERSARDRDSTGSSQRLSTYDNVTSSSSMGSVPSVSSTPWSTSSCEISVPDSGSEPSAQPSCAGGVEGGEKGEWMERPRDRDGGMTTEPSSEQDSCEAMELCSSSAACSENGNAAAAGVPSIIMSEDGDGTNLTLSSLVEGLKDELRKQKTTYEARIQKLEESSVALCAQMQRLEQEMEQERKKQRMLEIKLRNSERAREDAENRNRLLEKEMEDFFSTLGDLALGARTSDI; encoded by the exons GCATATTTGGCCAGCGTCTAGAGGACACAGTACAGTATGAGAAGAAGTTTGGCCCCCGCCTGGCGCCCCTGCTGGTGGAACAGTGTGTGGACTTCATCAGAGAGAGGGGTCTGGATGAGGAGGGTCTGTTTCGGATGCCCGGGCAGGCCAATCTGGTCAAAGACCTGCAAGAGGCCTTCGACTGTGGGGACAAGCCTCAGTTTGACAG TAACACAGACGTCCACACAGTGGCATCCTTGCTGAAGTTGTACCTGCGAGAGTTGCCTGAACCCGTTATCCCTTTCTCCAAATATGAAGACTTTCTAACCTGTGCACAGCTTTTGGccaaagatgaggaggag GGGGTCCAGGAGCTTGGAAAGCAAGTAAGCACTCTACCTCTACCGAACTACAATCTCCTCAAGTACATATGCAA ATTCCTTGATGAAGTACAGTCCCACTGTAATGAGAACAAGATGAGTGTCCAGAACCTCGCCACAGTATTTGGACCAAATATACTCAGACCCAAGATGGAGGACCCAGTCACTATCATGGAAG GAACCTCTCTGGTCCAGCACCTCATGACAGTCCTCATTAGGGAACACAACCGTTTGTACTCAGGAAGGGACCAGGAAGGACCTGCTCTTCCCCAAACTGAGATCCCCGTGCAGGGACATCAGCTCCAACACCGCAGCCTGGGAGCCTGGATCTCCGAAGAGGACCTGCAGAGCTGCCCCATCTCCAACCCCGACCAAGAAATGCACAGCAGCGCCTCGTCTCTGGACGCCAAACTGTGCGCGGCCGTCACTCCCACCCAGACCCCCAACCCAAACCCAGGACCAAAACTGGGGTCTTCGTCAGGAAAGGGAGAGACGGTGGTCAGCCCAAGTAAACAAGCCAAGGCCCTGCCTTCCTGGAAGTACTCGTTCAAAAGCTCCTCGGCGCCTCGTTCCCAGCCgcaagcaaagcaaagcagcagTGGCGGCTCGGTGGCAGACTCAACCAGTCTGTcttctggtggtggaggaggcggaggtggaAGCGGAAGTGGGGGCAACTGGCTAATGAACGGTTTGTCCTCCTTGCGGGGACACCGGCGCACATCTTCAGGTGAGCGCTCCGCCCGTGACCGCGACTCCACCGGCTCCTCCCAGAGACTGTCCACCTACGACAACGTCACCTCCTCGTCCAGCATGGGCAGCGTCCCGAGCGTGTCCAGCACGCCGtggtccacctcctcctgcgaGATCTCCGTCCCCGACTCCGGAAGCGAGCCCTCAGCGCAGCCGAGCTGCGCGGGCGGCGTGGAGGGCGGGGAGAAGGGGGAGTGGATGGAAAGACCGAGGGACAGGGACGGGGGGATGACGACCGAGCCGAGCTCCGAGCAGGACAGCTGCGAGGCCATGgagctgtgcagcagcagcgcagCCTGCAGCGAGAACGGGAACGCGGCGGCGGCCGGGGTGCCGTCGATTATCATGTCCGAAGACGGAGATGGAACGAACCTGACGCTGAGCAGTCTGGTGGAGGGACTGAAGGACGAGTTGAGAAAACAGAAGACCACGTATGAGGCCAGGATCCAAAA GCTGGAAGAGTCCAGCGTGGCTCTGTGCGCCCAGATGCAGCGTTTGGAACAAGAGATGGAGCAGGAAAGGAAGAAGCAGCGCATGCTGGAGATCAAGCTGCGGAACTCCGAGCGGGCGCGGGAGGATGCGGAGAACCGCAACCGCCTGctggagaaggagatggaggactTCTTCTCCACGCTGGGGGATCTGGCCCTGGGTGCGAGGACTAGCGACATTTGA